The Orrella daihaiensis genome contains the following window.
CACGGCTTTTTAAGAAACGCACAATGCGCTGAATTTCGATCACGGCAATCGGATCCACGCCAGCAAATGGCTCATCGAGCAATACAAATCTCGGGTTGGTAGCCAGTGCTCGAGCAATTTCAACTCGGCGACGCTCACCGCCCGATAGTGAGAGTGCGCCGTTGTTGCGCAGATGTTCGATTTGCAGCTCTTGCAGCAAAGACTCAAGCCGTTGTTTGATTTCAGAAGGCGTCGCTCGCTTGCCATCCGGGTTGGTCTGCAATTCGAGTACGGCACGGATGTTTTGTTCGACAGTCAATCGGCGAAACACCGATGCATCTTGAGGCAGGTAGGAAAGTCCGCGGCGAGCCCGCTGATGAATCGGCATTGCGGTAATCGATGCGCCATCAATCTCAATGCGTCCGGCATCCGCCTGGATTAACCCCACAATCATGTAGAAGCTTGTTGTCTTGCCAGCGCCATTGGGTCCGAGCAGACCCACCACCTCGCCGCCGTCCACATGCAGACTCACGTCCTGTACCACCATGCGACCGCTGTAGGATTTACGCAAACCAATGGCGCTCAAGCGACCGGCGTTCAAGCCTTCAGTAAGCGTGCTGCTATTGACTGTCATCATGGATGTGATCAGGGTTTAGGGGCGGGCGGTGTAGGTATGTCTGCACCACTTGCTTGCAATTTGCGACAGGCTTCGATGGCCGCGTCTACTTTGGCGCGTGGCTGCGCAATCGAACGTACACGACCATCGGGGTTGTCAGAGTTAGGCCCAGAAAACGCCTGGTATCGATCTGTTTTTTGGTAGTAACGCACGCGCTCGCCAGAGATCGAATCAAACGGCTTGCCACAAATAAAACGCGTTAACCGTGCTTTGCCAATTAAATCAAAGGTCTCAGCCCGGCCATCGTATTCAGCCCTCTCCCCAATGCCCTCGAGCACCTCGAAGCTCTCTGGACGATCCTGGCGAATGTATACGCGCTTGCGTTCATCCATCGAAGCAGTGCCGTACTGATAGCCTTCGGCGTCTTCGGTTAGGCGTAGCTCATCTGCGAGCAGCTTTAATAACCCGCGTGTCATGATGACCTCACCGCTAAAGACACTGGTTTTTGTCTTTTCGTCATAGGTCAGTTCATTGGAGAGAATTTGGGTGGCAGGCTCCTCTTTGTCTTGGCTGCTGGCCGAGAGCAAAGCGTTTTGCGACCAGGCAGTGGCTGGCTGCGTCAATAGAATGGCAAGCAAGAAAGTGCCAAGCAGGCGAAGGGTGCTCAAGGTTTTTTCTCCGTGGCAGGCGGCTGCGCCTGTCTGGCGCGAGGTGCGATCTCCACATCGGTCGAATCAAATACTTTGAGTTCGCCGGTTTTGTTGTCATAGCGCATGCCTACTCCTTTTAACGTGGAGCGATTGCGCACTGCAGTCGCCGGCAGATCCGTGTAGGCGACGTCCTCATTGATCAGCAGCGTAATTTCGTTGCTACTGACGTTAAGTGGTTCTGTCGTATCACTGGCCAGGCGCATCACCAGGGCATCTTGTTTCATGATGATACGGTTGCCGTCATCAAGCACGGTGGCCAGTTTGGAGGTCCCCACCAAAGTGGGTTGCCCAGGCTTGATGCTCATGGCGCGCGGATACCGGATGTCATAGGAATCATCATCGGGAAAGTGTTCCATATAGTCGCCCTCAATACGACTAATTGGCACGCCATTCTCATCGGTGCGCAGCATCAGCATGACCTTGCCCCAGCTATCGGGCTCATGGGTCTGCTTGGCCGGTGCATCAAGCGTCACTGCTCGTTGAGTGTGCTCAGCCGCAAACCAGGTGCCAATGACCAGGCCAGCCAGGATCACAACAGAAGCGATGGTGGGAAAGCGGTCTCTCATCTGTGCTTATTGAATCACGCCGGCGCCAACTGTACTACCCATCAGGAAGGGTGCGAGTTTGTGTTGAGCCGCCAGAATCACGTCACAGCACTCGCGCACAGCACCGTTGCCGCCGGTTTGGCTGGTGGTCCAATGGGCGCTTTGGGCCATATAGGCCGGGGCGTTGGGCACGGTCACGGCCAAGCCAGCTTGCTGCATGGCAGGCAAATCAATCACATCGTCACCCATGTAGCCCACCGCTTGTTTTGGTATGCCAAGCTCCTGTGCCAGCTCATTAAGCGCTTGCGCTTTGTCTCGCACGCCTTGCCGAACGTGGCGTATTCCCAGTTCAGCGCATCGCCATGCCACGATTGGCCCGTCGCGCGCGGTGATAATCGCCACATCAATGCCGCTCGCGTCAAGCATTTTTAAACCGTGGCCATCGAGCACGTGAAAGCGTTTGAGGGCTTCACCCTGCTCCCCGTACCAAAGCCCGCCATCGGTCAGCACGCCATCGACATCGAATATCATCAAACGGATCTGTCGCGCCCGATCAATAACGGTATCCGGTAGCTTGGCTAGCACCAGTGCTTCGGCGGGGTGGGCTGGCAGGGGTTTCATAATACCTTCGCTGTCATGAGGTCGTGCATGTGCAATGCACCAATGAGTTTACCGGCATCGTCAGCAACCAGAATTTGGCTGATTCGACGCTCATCCATCGTGCTCGCTGCATCGACTGCAAGCATCTCCGGGCTGATGTGTTGAGGATGGTGTGACATGCCATTGGTGACGTTTAATCCACGAATGTCACCGGCAGACTCTATCAATCGCCGTAAGTCACCGTCTGTGAAGATGCCAATGGCAATCCCCTGCTCATTGACTACGGCGGTCATGCCCATCCCCTTGCGAGACATCTCATCGAGTGCTTGCGTGATGCTTGCGGATGGGCCAACCTGAGGAATGGCCTGGCCTTGGCGCATCACATCGCGCACGCGAGTCAGTAGCCGACGCCCCAAGGCACCCGCAGGGTGGGAGCGCGCAAAATCCTCTGGCGTGAAGCCGCGTGCATTCAGACACGCGACCGCGAGCGCGTCACCCATGGCTAGCGCTACGGTGGTGCTCGCCGTCGGTGCCAAGTTCATCGGGCAGGCTTCGTTAGTCACGCTGACATCGAGATGAACACGGGACAGTTGAGCCAGATCGGATTTGGGGTTGCCAGTCAGCGCAACCACCGGCACATTGAGCCGATGGGCAGCCGCCACGACAGTCAGTAGCTCATCGCCACTACCCGAGTGAGAGAGCGCGAGCAACATATCCTGCGCCGTGAGCATACCGAGATCCCCATGCAAGGCTTCAGCAGCATGCATAAACATCGCCGGCGTTCCGGTGGAGGCCAGGGTGGCTGCGATTTTTCTGGCGATGTGGCCTGTCTTACCCAATCCACACACGATCACTCGGCCACGGCAGGCCAACAGCATACCGACGGCTTGCACGAATGTCTCATCGAGCCGTTGCTTCAGATCATGCAGTGCTTGCGCTTCCGTGGCCAGTGTTTGTTCGCCACTGGCAAGAATTTCCGCCGCCAGTTGGTTGGTTTCACTCATCTGGCGATTTTACCTAGGTGCGCGTGCTAAAAGTGCAAACAATTGCTCTGTACGCACTGAATCCGTCTGTCCGAGGTTAAAAATGTCCAATTCAAAGTCTGTTTTAGCTACTTGGGGAACTCCACTTAGCCCGCTCGCCCGGCGCGTCATGCTGCTTGGCGCAGGCGAGCTTGGCAAGGAAGTGGTGATTGCACTGCAAAGGCTTGG
Protein-coding sequences here:
- a CDS encoding KdsC family phosphatase, which produces MKPLPAHPAEALVLAKLPDTVIDRARQIRLMIFDVDGVLTDGGLWYGEQGEALKRFHVLDGHGLKMLDASGIDVAIITARDGPIVAWRCAELGIRHVRQGVRDKAQALNELAQELGIPKQAVGYMGDDVIDLPAMQQAGLAVTVPNAPAYMAQSAHWTTSQTGGNGAVRECCDVILAAQHKLAPFLMGSTVGAGVIQ
- the lptC gene encoding LPS export ABC transporter periplasmic protein LptC, with the translated sequence MRDRFPTIASVVILAGLVIGTWFAAEHTQRAVTLDAPAKQTHEPDSWGKVMLMLRTDENGVPISRIEGDYMEHFPDDDSYDIRYPRAMSIKPGQPTLVGTSKLATVLDDGNRIIMKQDALVMRLASDTTEPLNVSSNEITLLINEDVAYTDLPATAVRNRSTLKGVGMRYDNKTGELKVFDSTDVEIAPRARQAQPPATEKKP
- a CDS encoding KpsF/GutQ family sugar-phosphate isomerase, which codes for MSETNQLAAEILASGEQTLATEAQALHDLKQRLDETFVQAVGMLLACRGRVIVCGLGKTGHIARKIAATLASTGTPAMFMHAAEALHGDLGMLTAQDMLLALSHSGSGDELLTVVAAAHRLNVPVVALTGNPKSDLAQLSRVHLDVSVTNEACPMNLAPTASTTVALAMGDALAVACLNARGFTPEDFARSHPAGALGRRLLTRVRDVMRQGQAIPQVGPSASITQALDEMSRKGMGMTAVVNEQGIAIGIFTDGDLRRLIESAGDIRGLNVTNGMSHHPQHISPEMLAVDAASTMDERRISQILVADDAGKLIGALHMHDLMTAKVL
- the lptA gene encoding lipopolysaccharide transport periplasmic protein LptA, which translates into the protein MSTLRLLGTFLLAILLTQPATAWSQNALLSASSQDKEEPATQILSNELTYDEKTKTSVFSGEVIMTRGLLKLLADELRLTEDAEGYQYGTASMDERKRVYIRQDRPESFEVLEGIGERAEYDGRAETFDLIGKARLTRFICGKPFDSISGERVRYYQKTDRYQAFSGPNSDNPDGRVRSIAQPRAKVDAAIEACRKLQASGADIPTPPAPKP
- the lptB gene encoding LPS export ABC transporter ATP-binding protein; this encodes MTVNSSTLTEGLNAGRLSAIGLRKSYSGRMVVQDVSLHVDGGEVVGLLGPNGAGKTTSFYMIVGLIQADAGRIEIDGASITAMPIHQRARRGLSYLPQDASVFRRLTVEQNIRAVLELQTNPDGKRATPSEIKQRLESLLQELQIEHLRNNGALSLSGGERRRVEIARALATNPRFVLLDEPFAGVDPIAVIEIQRIVRFLKSRGIGVLITDHNVRETLGICDRAYIISEGSVLTSGDPEKIIDDPAVRRVYLGEHFKM